From one Flavobacterium kingsejongi genomic stretch:
- a CDS encoding AraC family transcriptional regulator gives MIPSESLEDFYKHKNQVLPANCGQDFTHFNVFRREDIIDNAIVPPPVRYARRDFYKISLIRGEHIFHFGNKSIKTSGNNLMFFHPQIPCRWEACGDDNSTGYFCIFRESFFTDYMRSNIRELPMFKTINKPLYSLDSGQHQQIVALFEKILAEMNSDYRYKFDLIQNYVTEFFHFALKMEPTETLYPNADANSRITAVFKELLDRQFPIESHAQQFAMRSAKDFSTQLSVHVNHLNRAIKETTGKTTTYHITQKIISEARDLLKYTDWTIAEISYCLGFEEQAHFNNFFRKNQLLSPTAYRISLAS, from the coding sequence ATGATCCCATCCGAATCTTTAGAAGATTTTTACAAACATAAAAACCAGGTGCTGCCGGCAAACTGTGGGCAGGACTTTACCCATTTTAATGTTTTTCGGCGGGAAGACATTATAGACAATGCCATAGTCCCACCCCCGGTTCGCTATGCACGGCGGGATTTTTACAAAATAAGCCTGATCCGCGGTGAACATATATTCCATTTTGGAAATAAGAGTATCAAAACTTCGGGAAATAACCTGATGTTTTTCCATCCGCAGATTCCCTGCCGTTGGGAGGCCTGTGGAGACGATAACAGTACCGGTTATTTTTGCATTTTTAGAGAATCTTTTTTTACCGATTATATGCGAAGCAACATCCGGGAGCTCCCGATGTTTAAAACAATCAATAAGCCTTTGTATAGCCTCGATTCCGGGCAGCACCAGCAGATTGTTGCATTGTTTGAAAAAATACTGGCGGAGATGAATTCGGATTATCGCTATAAATTTGACCTGATCCAGAATTATGTGACCGAGTTTTTTCACTTTGCCCTCAAGATGGAACCTACAGAAACACTTTACCCGAATGCCGATGCCAATAGCCGCATTACTGCAGTATTTAAAGAACTTTTAGACCGTCAGTTCCCGATCGAATCCCATGCACAGCAGTTTGCAATGCGCTCTGCAAAAGATTTCTCCACGCAGTTATCAGTACATGTAAATCATCTCAACCGGGCTATTAAGGAAACCACAGGGAAAACAACTACGTACCATATTACCCAGAAAATAATTTCCGAAGCCCGGGATTTATTGAAATATACGGACTGGACAATCGCTGAAATCAGCTATTGCCTTGGCTTTGAGGAACAAGCCCATTTCAATAATTTTTTCAGGAAAAACCAGCTGCTATCGCCTACTGCTTACCGGATTTCCCTTGCTTCCTAA
- a CDS encoding SDR family NAD(P)-dependent oxidoreductase, whose translation MDKVKTWYITDASKGIGRMLAKKLLDSGHNVAAVNWSMEDISDTASGKLLPLSVDLNDEDAISESLYRAHTTFGAIDVVLNNAAYAIGGSIEELSSMEIMHSLNVNLLATIRVIQNVLPYLRQQRSGHIINISAISGFSSGAPLPLYTAAKYAVNGISEALAQDVAALGIKVSIVTPGEFNTDMQDETAMPFAAKAIADYKNTRKRQQQQFVFERMRQGDYDKVTEALLKISSHPNPPLYLFLGNDAHSKARNKIRGLSQILEQWKDITHSIDYEIGA comes from the coding sequence ATGGACAAAGTAAAAACCTGGTATATTACAGATGCTTCCAAGGGGATTGGTCGTATGCTGGCAAAAAAACTGTTGGATTCAGGTCATAATGTCGCTGCAGTCAACTGGAGTATGGAGGATATTTCTGATACCGCTTCCGGAAAGCTACTGCCCCTGAGCGTAGACCTGAATGATGAAGATGCTATCTCCGAATCGCTCTACCGTGCCCATACGACTTTTGGTGCTATTGATGTAGTCCTTAATAATGCGGCATACGCGATTGGCGGCAGTATTGAAGAACTCAGCAGTATGGAAATCATGCACAGCCTGAATGTCAACCTATTGGCTACTATCCGTGTCATTCAGAATGTATTGCCGTACCTGCGCCAACAGCGTTCCGGGCACATTATCAATATCTCTGCGATATCCGGATTTTCATCTGGTGCACCATTGCCACTTTATACTGCAGCGAAATATGCCGTCAACGGAATCTCTGAAGCGCTGGCACAGGATGTAGCTGCACTGGGCATCAAGGTGAGTATTGTAACGCCAGGAGAGTTTAATACGGACATGCAGGATGAGACCGCTATGCCTTTTGCAGCAAAGGCTATTGCAGATTATAAAAATACCCGTAAACGGCAGCAGCAGCAATTTGTCTTCGAAAGGATGCGTCAGGGCGATTATGATAAGGTTACCGAAGCATTGCTAAAAATCAGTAGCCATCCCAATCCACCGCTTTATTTATTCTTAGGCAATGATGCCCACAGCAAAGCCCGGAATAAAATCAGGGGATTATCCCAAATCCTGGAACAGTGGAAAGACATCACTCATTCCATCGATTATGAAATAGGTGCCTGA
- a CDS encoding response regulator transcription factor codes for MMKILVIEDDQRVAELIQRGLEEQGFELSLAYDGLSGKKLALNNDYDLVITDVILPKLDGLDLCKEIRKTKPELPILMLTALGTTDDKVEGFDAGADDYLTKPFEMRELLVRIRALLKRSNGKMNSIGFILKYDDLEMNLKTLNVKRKDIAISLTPKEFKLLEYMLQNTERVLSRTEIAEKVWDMHFDTGTNFIDVYINYLRKKIDKDFDKKLIHTKSGMGFILKAE; via the coding sequence ATGATGAAAATTTTAGTAATAGAAGACGACCAAAGGGTAGCCGAACTGATTCAGAGGGGCTTGGAAGAGCAGGGATTTGAACTTTCCCTGGCTTATGACGGCCTTTCCGGAAAAAAATTAGCACTGAATAATGATTATGACCTGGTCATTACAGATGTCATATTGCCCAAACTCGATGGCCTGGACCTGTGTAAGGAAATACGAAAAACGAAACCAGAATTGCCCATTTTGATGCTAACCGCTTTGGGAACTACGGATGATAAAGTGGAAGGATTTGATGCCGGAGCCGATGATTACCTGACCAAACCTTTTGAAATGAGGGAACTCCTGGTGCGTATCCGGGCTTTGCTAAAACGAAGCAACGGTAAAATGAACAGTATCGGTTTTATCTTGAAATACGACGATCTCGAAATGAACCTGAAAACACTAAACGTAAAGCGAAAGGATATTGCCATCAGCCTGACGCCTAAGGAATTTAAGCTATTGGAATACATGCTCCAGAATACAGAACGGGTACTGTCCAGAACAGAAATTGCCGAAAAAGTATGGGACATGCATTTTGATACCGGGACCAATTTTATTGATGTGTACATCAATTACCTGAGAAAAAAGATAGATAAAGATTTTGACAAAAAACTGATTCATACCAAATCGGGAATGGGATTTATTTTGAAAGCAGAATGA
- a CDS encoding HAMP domain-containing sensor histidine kinase, giving the protein MKIRQRLTLLFTFITATILLFFAAIIYISAKENRENEFYAVLKKEAITKANLFLNAQVDTKTLQSIYINNRATINEVEVAIYDTSFHLLYHDADDIDAVKETKAMIDEIQKKDKLQFYLDDWQVVGLKYKFQDKEYIITAIAYDEHGYKKLQNLLENSVILFIASILFIYIAGRYFSKKAFEPIVEMTEKAKNITATNLDLRIATKGSKDEISKMADTFNEMLDRLENSFDAQKNFVSNISHELRTPLSAIITELELSTNKERSISEYKIVVQNTLQDAQKLVKLSNSLLDLAKASYDPSEITFKPVRIDEILLDAIQQVQKAKPNVYHVSIHFENDFENDNQISVNGNEYLLKVAFVNLLENGCKFSENHQSRLSVSFTNHSIVLQFYDSGIGISKEDLACIFTPFYRGENKEFADGNGIGLSLTQKIILLHRGTISVTSNPGEGTTFTVEIHHL; this is encoded by the coding sequence ATGAAAATACGACAAAGGCTTACCTTATTGTTCACTTTTATCACAGCAACAATCTTATTGTTTTTTGCTGCGATTATTTATATTTCCGCTAAGGAAAACCGGGAGAATGAATTTTATGCCGTACTGAAAAAAGAGGCAATCACCAAAGCCAATTTGTTCCTGAATGCCCAGGTGGATACCAAAACCCTGCAAAGCATTTACATCAATAACCGCGCAACGATCAACGAAGTAGAAGTCGCCATTTACGATACTTCTTTTCACTTGTTGTATCATGACGCCGATGATATTGATGCTGTCAAGGAAACCAAAGCGATGATCGATGAGATCCAAAAGAAAGACAAGCTACAGTTTTACCTGGACGATTGGCAGGTCGTTGGCCTTAAATACAAATTCCAGGACAAAGAATACATCATTACTGCCATTGCGTATGATGAACATGGCTATAAAAAATTGCAGAATCTGCTGGAAAATAGTGTGATTCTTTTTATTGCTTCTATTTTGTTCATTTATATTGCCGGGCGGTATTTTTCCAAAAAGGCATTTGAGCCTATTGTTGAAATGACTGAAAAAGCAAAAAACATTACTGCGACCAACCTGGATTTACGAATTGCCACCAAGGGAAGCAAGGATGAAATCTCTAAAATGGCGGATACTTTTAATGAAATGCTGGATCGGTTGGAGAATTCATTTGATGCGCAAAAGAATTTTGTTTCCAATATCTCCCACGAATTGCGGACACCACTTTCGGCAATTATTACCGAACTGGAACTCTCTACAAATAAAGAACGCAGCATCAGCGAATATAAAATTGTGGTGCAAAATACCTTGCAGGATGCACAAAAGCTGGTGAAATTATCCAATAGCCTGCTCGATCTTGCCAAAGCAAGTTATGATCCTTCTGAAATTACCTTTAAGCCGGTACGTATTGATGAGATATTATTGGATGCAATACAACAGGTGCAAAAGGCAAAACCCAATGTTTACCACGTTTCCATTCATTTTGAAAATGATTTTGAAAACGACAACCAAATTTCGGTTAACGGAAATGAATACCTTTTAAAAGTTGCTTTTGTAAACCTGCTGGAGAATGGCTGTAAGTTTTCTGAAAACCACCAGAGCAGGCTTTCGGTTTCATTTACCAACCATAGCATTGTACTGCAGTTCTACGATAGCGGGATTGGGATTTCAAAAGAAGACCTGGCTTGTATCTTTACACCGTTTTACAGAGGGGAAAACAAAGAATTTGCCGACGGGAACGGGATTGGGCTTTCGCTGACCCAAAAAATAATACTGCTCCACCGCGGAACAATTTCCGTGACTTCCAATCCTGGCGAAGGCACTACTTTTACAGTAGAAATCCATCATTTATAA
- a CDS encoding TolC family protein, giving the protein MQKQKQLLILFVVMVFSGTGFSQSNYSLQKALQTARSNNPVLKNQSYTINIAESDAVTAKMRPNLTLGFNYIGVLGQQYQVANTGTLNGANTQANFQLGKVFQLPGMRKNKIDLANQNTDLAHKNYAETERNLYQDVALKWLDVWTSQKQLEIVEKAKNNLDSLVIINKVRLKNEVITETDFNRTQLLANQYGLQIKSSEQNYRNELTELKYLLGSTEEITVDSKDGFNFIVLSSLNDFLNEAMEKRTDVQAAKSLIDAADTNIKLQRSMAYPQPELGVIYNPQNAIPYAGVYGTVDIPIFSRNQGEIKKSKYLKLQAEQGLEITHAQIQTEITNAYQTYQTEKENVRNFDVLLPQSEAILKSVRYSYLRGGTTIIDFLEAQRSWLETQQQYYDTMQHYRESYIKLLYTSGLINQIAQ; this is encoded by the coding sequence ATGCAAAAGCAAAAACAACTTCTCATCTTATTTGTTGTGATGGTTTTTTCAGGAACAGGTTTTTCACAAAGCAACTACAGTCTGCAAAAAGCACTGCAGACTGCCAGGAGTAATAACCCGGTCCTCAAAAATCAATCCTATACAATTAACATCGCGGAAAGCGATGCCGTAACGGCAAAAATGAGGCCTAATCTTACGTTAGGGTTCAACTATATTGGGGTTTTAGGACAACAATATCAGGTAGCCAATACCGGTACCCTAAACGGGGCTAATACACAAGCCAATTTCCAGTTGGGTAAAGTTTTTCAACTTCCCGGCATGCGAAAAAACAAAATTGACCTGGCCAACCAGAACACGGACCTGGCGCATAAAAACTATGCGGAAACAGAACGTAACCTGTACCAGGATGTAGCCTTGAAATGGCTGGATGTCTGGACTTCTCAAAAACAATTGGAAATTGTAGAGAAAGCAAAGAATAATCTGGACAGCCTCGTTATTATCAATAAAGTGCGCCTTAAAAACGAGGTGATTACCGAGACGGATTTTAATCGTACCCAATTGTTGGCTAATCAGTATGGGCTTCAGATCAAATCATCGGAACAAAATTATCGAAATGAACTGACAGAATTGAAATACCTGTTGGGCAGTACCGAAGAGATCACAGTGGATAGCAAAGACGGTTTCAATTTTATCGTGCTTTCCTCCCTGAATGATTTTCTAAATGAAGCGATGGAGAAACGTACCGATGTACAGGCCGCTAAATCATTAATTGATGCAGCAGATACCAACATCAAACTGCAGCGTTCTATGGCTTATCCGCAGCCTGAATTGGGAGTTATCTATAATCCACAGAATGCTATTCCGTATGCTGGAGTATATGGCACTGTAGATATTCCAATATTTTCCAGGAACCAGGGAGAAATCAAAAAATCAAAATATTTGAAATTGCAGGCAGAACAAGGATTGGAGATCACACATGCTCAAATTCAGACCGAAATTACGAATGCCTATCAGACCTATCAGACGGAAAAGGAAAACGTTCGGAATTTTGATGTGCTGTTGCCACAGTCCGAAGCCATTCTGAAAAGTGTGCGTTATTCTTACCTCAGGGGCGGGACCACGATTATCGACTTTTTGGAAGCGCAGCGCAGCTGGCTGGAAACACAGCAGCAATATTATGATACCATGCAGCACTACAGGGAAAGTTACATCAAACTACTATATACTTCAGGATTAATCAATCAAATAGCTCAATAA
- a CDS encoding efflux RND transporter periplasmic adaptor subunit, which translates to MKILMQYSSWIMVFLLCACGSKEDKTVVTKDNTPQVTDNGTKIMFPNPENVAFFETETINNSLLNNQVTAPAKVSATVIRSDEGASQNIVLFENPELAGNYTQLIQHLITIKQIQSRNIKQKEIELDRARDLQAHGAATGKDLLEAQTALSMENASLANEKAAIIEHETKLKAGGFLPEELKTAKAGTAFITCDIPENQISKIKKGNECIVQLTAFPNEKFKGTLDGIADMVDESTRMVKLRIKMNNDSGNFKAGMFATVSFGISEGDYISVDKNALITVQAKNYVFVKKGADTFERREVAIGSQLGDRILIYSGLNNGDAIAIKGVMQLKGLSFGY; encoded by the coding sequence ATGAAAATTTTAATGCAATACAGCAGCTGGATTATGGTCTTTTTACTTTGCGCCTGCGGCAGTAAAGAAGACAAAACAGTGGTAACCAAAGATAATACGCCACAGGTAACGGATAATGGTACAAAAATCATGTTCCCAAATCCTGAAAATGTAGCTTTTTTTGAAACGGAAACGATCAACAATTCGCTGTTGAACAATCAGGTAACCGCTCCGGCGAAAGTATCTGCGACAGTAATCCGATCTGATGAAGGAGCATCACAGAATATTGTGCTATTTGAAAATCCGGAATTAGCGGGAAATTATACCCAACTGATCCAGCATTTGATTACGATCAAACAGATTCAAAGCCGCAATATCAAACAAAAAGAAATCGAGTTGGATCGTGCCCGGGATTTACAGGCGCATGGTGCAGCTACCGGAAAAGATTTGCTGGAAGCGCAAACGGCCTTATCTATGGAGAATGCCAGCCTGGCGAATGAAAAAGCAGCGATCATTGAACATGAAACTAAATTAAAAGCAGGTGGATTCCTGCCGGAAGAACTAAAAACTGCCAAAGCCGGTACCGCATTTATTACTTGTGATATCCCAGAGAATCAAATCAGCAAAATCAAAAAAGGAAATGAATGTATTGTTCAATTGACGGCATTCCCTAATGAGAAATTCAAAGGTACCCTGGACGGAATTGCCGATATGGTGGATGAATCTACCAGAATGGTGAAACTGCGAATTAAGATGAATAATGACAGCGGGAATTTTAAAGCAGGCATGTTTGCTACAGTTTCATTTGGTATCAGTGAAGGCGATTACATCAGTGTGGATAAAAATGCATTGATTACAGTACAGGCTAAGAATTATGTATTTGTGAAAAAAGGAGCCGATACTTTCGAACGCAGGGAAGTAGCGATAGGAAGCCAGCTTGGCGACCGGATTTTAATTTACAGCGGACTGAATAATGGGGATGCTATTGCCATCAAAGGCGTAATGCAACTGAAAGGATTAAGTTTCGGATACTAA
- a CDS encoding DUF190 domain-containing protein, protein MTQAQVYIDKDEMYGTQSLYEYVFRLLLEHQILGATLFQASLGYGASQHLYRPNDLFSFDGIPMLILFTDEDEKVKQALTALRAVYKGGFIVTNQVDKW, encoded by the coding sequence ATGACACAGGCACAAGTATATATTGATAAAGATGAGATGTACGGCACACAATCACTGTACGAATATGTATTCCGGCTTTTGCTGGAGCATCAGATACTGGGGGCTACATTATTCCAGGCCAGCCTTGGTTATGGAGCGAGCCAGCACCTGTACCGTCCCAATGATTTGTTCAGTTTTGACGGAATTCCCATGCTGATCCTCTTTACAGATGAGGACGAAAAGGTAAAACAGGCCCTTACAGCACTTCGTGCGGTATACAAAGGCGGTTTTATAGTTACTAACCAAGTAGATAAATGGTAA
- a CDS encoding efflux RND transporter permease subunit, translating into MIKNLLLFSLRNRWAVIAISVVLMAIGFWCFTQLKIEAYPDIADTNVIVVAQYDGRAAEEVEQQVTVPIERALQNTPNVLDRRSRTIFGLSVVQLTFKDGTDDYFARQQVIERLAAAELPAGVSPELAPLSTAVGEVYRYVVEAPPSYSQADLRDLQDWVIKPALLQVPGIADVTTFGGPLKQFHIITSPEKLRKYNLNLQDVIDAVNVNNQNTGGNIIERGGQGFAIRGLGAIKTDQDIRNIVLKSENGIPVFIRDVATVEITPPPPSGVMGYTITKDKKDVSSGVEGIILLRRYENPSEVLKKLKERISDLEAHDLPEGVTLRPMYDRSFLIDHSLETVAHTLFEGISIVVILLIFFLGSARSALVVALTIPFSLFFAFILMRLSGIPANLLSLGAIDFGIIVDGACVMAEHLIRKYRTATTEEKEQGIVKITLQAAQEVGREIFFSVTIIILAYMPILLMTRVEGKLFSPMALTLAFAVIGSMLAALTFIPVLISFVYKKSLTDTSKPIKEHKNFILDFLTRIYTKTLDKFLKGYKKTVLIGFSVVLIFILCGLKLGTEFLPTLDEGSIFLRGNFPAGISIQENVKYAPKIRKIIAKYPQISYIITQTGRNDEGTDPFPANRNEILVGLKDYNLWSDTISKKDLVEKIKNNLQQEIPSVQFSSGQPIIDQVMEIVNGSAADLAISIVGDDLEMMRKKADTIAQIVKNTPGAANVNIEQEGEQEQLAVDINREAAARFGINVADIQNMIEAAIGGKSISTLYDGTKRYDIVVRFLPEDRNSIDAIKNILIPSANGSLIPMSQLANIHFVEGQTNIYRFGSKRMITVRTNIKGRDQGSFVKELKKKIDKSVHVPKGYDIKYGGQYENLERAGKQLLFTIPLTIIMVFLFLFMLYKNFQNTLITMSCILFALGGGIVALLLRGYYFNVSAGVGFVSIFGISVMAGVLLVSAINRKNLFKENDIESNVLSASKEQLRALLSILVVAIIGLVPAAISSGIGSDVQRPLATVIIGGLTSTLIFAPLLIPPLYIWIHKNRKEKIVTKEDN; encoded by the coding sequence ATGATTAAAAATTTGCTACTATTCAGCCTGCGAAATCGCTGGGCTGTAATTGCGATTAGTGTAGTATTAATGGCAATCGGTTTCTGGTGTTTTACCCAGTTAAAAATTGAAGCCTATCCGGATATTGCCGACACCAATGTTATTGTTGTGGCACAATATGATGGAAGAGCTGCCGAAGAAGTAGAGCAACAGGTGACTGTTCCTATCGAAAGAGCGCTACAAAATACCCCTAATGTACTGGACAGAAGAAGCAGGACGATCTTTGGATTGTCTGTAGTACAGTTGACTTTTAAAGATGGGACTGATGATTATTTTGCGCGTCAGCAGGTTATTGAACGTTTGGCAGCAGCAGAATTGCCTGCAGGCGTATCACCTGAATTGGCACCATTATCTACTGCGGTAGGGGAAGTGTACCGCTATGTGGTGGAAGCACCGCCAAGCTACAGCCAGGCAGATCTTAGGGATTTACAGGACTGGGTAATCAAACCGGCATTGTTGCAAGTGCCTGGTATTGCCGATGTGACCACTTTTGGTGGGCCGCTAAAACAGTTCCATATCATTACTTCACCTGAAAAACTAAGAAAATACAACCTTAATTTACAGGATGTAATCGATGCGGTAAATGTGAACAACCAGAATACCGGAGGGAATATTATCGAACGTGGTGGGCAAGGTTTTGCGATTCGCGGTTTAGGAGCGATAAAAACAGATCAGGATATCCGTAATATCGTATTGAAATCAGAGAATGGAATTCCGGTTTTTATACGTGATGTGGCAACAGTGGAAATTACGCCACCACCACCAAGCGGTGTAATGGGGTATACCATTACCAAAGATAAAAAGGATGTAAGCAGTGGGGTGGAAGGAATCATACTATTACGCCGTTATGAGAATCCGAGTGAAGTGCTCAAAAAGCTGAAAGAAAGGATTTCTGACCTGGAAGCCCATGACTTACCGGAAGGCGTTACTTTACGTCCAATGTATGACCGTAGTTTCTTAATTGATCACTCTTTGGAAACCGTAGCCCATACTTTATTTGAAGGAATCTCGATTGTGGTTATCCTATTGATTTTCTTCCTGGGAAGTGCCCGTAGTGCGCTGGTTGTAGCGCTTACAATTCCATTTTCTTTGTTCTTTGCTTTCATTTTAATGCGTTTATCCGGAATTCCGGCCAATTTACTTTCTTTAGGTGCTATTGACTTTGGGATCATTGTAGATGGAGCGTGTGTCATGGCCGAACACCTGATTCGAAAATACAGGACGGCGACCACGGAAGAGAAAGAACAGGGAATTGTTAAAATCACATTGCAGGCTGCTCAGGAAGTAGGCCGTGAGATCTTCTTCTCTGTTACAATCATCATATTGGCTTATATGCCGATACTTTTAATGACCCGTGTAGAAGGTAAACTGTTCTCTCCAATGGCACTGACACTTGCATTTGCAGTAATCGGTTCCATGTTGGCAGCCCTGACGTTTATTCCGGTACTGATTTCGTTTGTCTACAAAAAGAGCCTGACGGATACCAGCAAACCGATTAAAGAGCATAAGAATTTTATCCTGGATTTCCTGACACGGATCTATACTAAAACGTTAGATAAGTTTTTAAAAGGATACAAAAAAACAGTATTGATAGGTTTCTCTGTAGTATTGATCTTTATTTTATGCGGACTGAAATTAGGAACTGAATTCCTGCCTACGCTGGATGAGGGATCCATTTTCCTGAGAGGGAATTTCCCAGCCGGTATTTCAATACAGGAAAATGTAAAATATGCGCCTAAAATCCGTAAGATTATAGCAAAATATCCGCAAATCTCTTATATCATCACCCAAACGGGACGAAATGACGAGGGTACCGATCCTTTTCCTGCCAACAGGAATGAAATCCTAGTAGGGCTAAAAGATTACAACCTGTGGAGTGATACCATTTCTAAAAAAGACCTTGTAGAAAAAATAAAAAACAACTTGCAGCAGGAGATTCCTTCCGTTCAGTTTTCTTCCGGCCAGCCGATTATCGACCAGGTGATGGAAATTGTGAATGGTAGTGCGGCAGACCTTGCGATATCTATTGTAGGGGATGATTTGGAAATGATGCGTAAAAAAGCAGATACGATTGCACAGATTGTAAAAAATACACCCGGAGCAGCCAATGTGAATATTGAGCAGGAAGGGGAGCAGGAGCAACTGGCAGTGGATATTAATCGTGAAGCAGCAGCCCGTTTTGGGATTAATGTGGCGGATATCCAAAATATGATCGAAGCCGCGATTGGTGGGAAAAGCATCTCTACATTATATGATGGTACAAAACGTTATGATATCGTAGTCCGCTTTTTACCGGAAGACCGGAACTCAATAGATGCTATCAAAAACATTCTGATTCCATCTGCGAATGGTTCTTTAATTCCGATGAGCCAACTTGCCAATATCCATTTTGTGGAAGGGCAGACCAATATTTACCGCTTTGGCAGCAAACGCATGATTACGGTTCGAACCAACATCAAAGGCAGGGATCAGGGAAGTTTTGTAAAAGAGCTGAAAAAGAAAATCGATAAGAGCGTCCATGTTCCAAAAGGGTATGACATTAAATATGGTGGACAATATGAAAACCTGGAGCGTGCTGGAAAACAGTTATTATTTACTATTCCGCTAACGATAATTATGGTGTTCCTGTTCTTATTCATGCTGTATAAAAATTTCCAGAATACATTGATTACCATGAGTTGTATATTATTTGCCCTTGGTGGTGGAATTGTAGCATTGCTGCTTCGGGGGTATTACTTTAATGTTTCTGCAGGAGTAGGTTTCGTGAGTATTTTTGGAATCTCAGTAATGGCGGGTGTCCTCCTGGTATCGGCAATTAACAGAAAGAATTTGTTTAAGGAAAATGATATCGAAAGCAATGTGCTGTCTGCTTCCAAAGAACAATTACGCGCACTCTTATCCATTTTGGTCGTAGCAATTATTGGACTTGTTCCAGCTGCTATATCCTCGGGTATCGGTTCTGATGTGCAACGTCCTTTGGCCACAGTAATCATCGGTGGTTTAACCAGTACACTGATTTTTGCACCATTGCTGATTCCACCGTTATACATTTGGATTCATAAAAATAGAAAAGAGAAAATAGTAACAAAAGAGGATAATTAA
- a CDS encoding response regulator transcription factor, giving the protein MKLLLVEDNPELIKSMADYLVHENNICEMAHTFEEAREKLVLFTYDCIILDIMLPDGNGINLLKLIKKEGLESSVIIISAKNSLDFKITGLDEGADDYITKPFPLPELYSRIKAVTRRNSKTASQLLQFNEITIDLLSMETHINGQAVTLTRKETNLLIYFLNNQNRILSRQAIAAHLWGDYTDNLDNFDFVYQHVKNLRKKITDAGGEDYISTVYGLGYKISHQ; this is encoded by the coding sequence ATGAAATTATTATTAGTCGAGGATAATCCTGAGCTGATTAAGAGTATGGCCGATTACCTGGTACATGAAAACAATATTTGTGAAATGGCCCATACCTTTGAAGAAGCCCGCGAAAAGTTGGTTTTATTTACCTATGACTGTATTATACTCGATATAATGCTTCCCGATGGTAATGGGATTAACCTGCTGAAACTGATCAAAAAGGAAGGATTGGAAAGCAGTGTCATTATTATTTCTGCTAAGAATTCGCTGGATTTTAAAATTACAGGTCTGGATGAAGGCGCAGACGATTATATCACCAAACCTTTTCCATTACCGGAGCTGTATTCCAGAATCAAAGCAGTAACACGACGGAACAGCAAAACAGCTTCCCAACTGCTACAGTTTAATGAGATTACAATAGACCTGCTGTCTATGGAAACCCATATTAACGGACAAGCTGTAACCTTAACCCGTAAGGAAACCAATCTCCTGATTTATTTTCTGAACAACCAGAACCGGATCCTGTCCCGACAGGCTATTGCAGCACACCTTTGGGGTGATTATACCGACAATCTTGATAATTTTGATTTTGTGTACCAGCATGTAAAGAACCTCCGAAAGAAAATTACAGATGCGGGTGGAGAAGATTATATCAGTACCGTTTATGGGCTGGGGTATAAAATAAGCCATCAGTAA